The Chloroflexota bacterium genomic interval AGGCCTCCTTACCCGGTTGACGCGATGTATCGTGCCATCCTGTCCCGCTACCTCCTTAGCATACCTGACGCCAGCAAGCTGGTGGACCGACTGCGCATTGATCCCAGGCTCCGTGAGATATGCCGGTTGGGCGACCGGGTGCCGTCCGAATCGATGATCTCCAGATTCTTCAAGCGCCTCTCCGCTCACGTCGATCTCATCTATCAATCCATCATCGACACAATAGACCGTCTCGCTCGTCTAATCGACAATCAACGTAAGTTCGACGACTATTCAGTTGGCTCCATCATCGCCATAGATTCAACCCACGTGCCGACGTTTGCGCACCCACGACGTGACCCACCCACCGACCCAGATGCCCGCTGGGGCCACAAGACCTCTCACCGAACCAAGGACGGCACCAACGTCGAGTACACGTTCGGCTACAAAGTCCATCAGGTGAATGACGCTGTGTACGGCATACCGCTCACCAATATCCTCCTGCCGGCCAACGCCTCCGATAGCCCTCAGCTTCCCAAATTGGTCAAGAAAGCTTTGGCCGAACATCGTTGGCTCGATCCTGAGTACGCGGTCTGCGACAAGGGCTACGACAGCACAAAGAATTATAAATTCCTCGATGATCGTATGATCGCTCCGATCATCCTCATCCGCGACACTTACAAAAAAGGCGATTTGTACGACTCAAAGGGCCGACCTATTTGCATTGGTAACCAGCCCATGCAATACGTCGAAACATACCCT includes:
- a CDS encoding transposase, with the translated sequence MGYYDVTPPEDLSQILEALPKLTGYDQLQQALDLADYDPLFDTLRAYNYTGRPPYPVDAMYRAILSRYLLSIPDASKLVDRLRIDPRLREICRLGDRVPSESMISRFFKRLSAHVDLIYQSIIDTIDRLARLIDNQRKFDDYSVGSIIAIDSTHVPTFAHPRRDPPTDPDARWGHKTSHRTKDGTNVEYTFGYKVHQVNDAVYGIPLTNILLPANASDSPQLPKLVKKALAEHRWLDPEYAVCDKGYDSTKNYKFLDDRMIAPIILIRDTYKKGDLYDSKGRPICIGNQPMQYVETYPERGHLFRCNPEGCHLKNQLAFSLYCRDTCYENSDESAEILRKVGRIARASREFRDIYRYRQSIERYFGSNKRSRLLDQHRYRSMTKINLHVALATLTYVVTMLAHVLMGNIDGMRQMRIRLPKQPSVDERGSHAAASSSASFFSCLQSLTICWRRCCNAMCI